One window of Phycisphaeraceae bacterium genomic DNA carries:
- a CDS encoding Hint domain-containing protein: MNMARLLAAVLVIPVISWFAAVADCRAQDFDQDGIPDYVDAMVVAPGGTVPGVVTVRSGTNNAVLLQIEATEPDNAFGWDFEILPDLNGDGVPDVAVAAPRSHLWTDAIGRVFVYSGATGEQLFTLRGRRGDRIGFALGGSHDVNADGVPDIFASGMRLDPIGIPVERHFWFSGATGELLFDQSYPHPGLKPVILEPLSVWGDLNQDNELDLFDVIELDTLVQQGAPPQDGGDLNQDLSTDDLDLDMMIESVIAGEPVIAAEDRLLSAADWGDLGSVLATWSLLYPEDPITATLDPAHWSGGNAVLDYWQNGRFTVSGQSIVAATTQTVCDVDPIVLGQRAEGIATAGCPDCNAQVQITSAPEIIRLGEPFTVHALWGSDCDERYWIVHFGTMTVGPIEADTLEYQIDFFEGSETDVIIKAVCVDTEGNCAKIATVTIPFADCALDLSGCPWEVYGGEQITLTATAVPPGGTFTWTLTDESCYVASVSQRDSTFQFTLRESPTCNPRFGVPLFVTAIVTYELNGCVKQKVCIFSIRFDTDGDGLFDEEESGGECPFGFAADSDGDGVNDGDEIAAGLNPCSFDSDGDGANDGCEIRYGTVVGDKDEDHDRLTGAQECGLGTDPRKWDTDGDGLSDGVEVGQGWDPLDPDDPPGARDDTDNDGLVDYMEAIFGTDPLNPDTDGDGLLDGYEARGMSCIDPLNPDSDGDGLSDGDEVIIHGTSPCGYDTDGDGLSDGFEIFSIRSLLLNPLSSDSDSNGTLDGDEDFDADGLSNRDEQLWGTDPLEADTDGDGIVDGIEAVAGDPTNPEVVGARDREQTYEVSVSASPNGGEGSWSVQVGPRHLGSTGFGGSINRTVRLSGDGPHDAKLVYAGTEPLYFADNCLHDFDYCFNVSPATDEVVVEDVSGLLGCKQIDETYDSYESNPAKGKKAKIWRPRVDVDIDSDNDDGLSNPSRSSDEDEAEMSGYGKIMFASLGDQDSDGIPDYADGFNLDEASSTISEYRDNESEGVNFIPVVVELKDFPPGELTITVSYPASDPNEMAADGSYVPAEGVYRLWRSKSPSRDKSPLKEGGDYIAPGSYTESEWGATGKRTFYLEAVRTDASTHTIAVSATSTGGGGSRSDSVRVTPVAIQYVPVERGPLGQPLLGTPTQVLPVSHPTPTIDLANRVVMDPRPDPLDASKLIADIILNGSVDDAMSDLSTSWLGFIPTGTIDSIEITLNKGADSERSFTQSMNVVKNPGTGGIARVLDPYDYTGSFATVLSGVEVQPGWNTIEIRAMNDMGHVGVLSFGFRINLTLPDEIDEPLSYEDYDIAVGQYSDTRASGGGIFSPFLIEVLMPGSVAEAVDTLEYGSQSYHLVSYGGRIFASVDINETMTPRALVAIPSAGYETPSLTQLLEDQFGTANQMGQAAFLRGVGAGVIDTGVGVWDGFVSIAEGGWYLARHYNPVTTNIRMKLTGSPLRVEDQQRILAAAGLVERIAPILWELVKDGDAAIEAVLTGDHDTLNQLGEEYAVYLEIAYEIIDELKGELATMNDYEAGRLVGRVAAEVALAVGPGLAGVAVKSVTMVSAASKIKQGALAAKYGDRIIDAMERVPVRAAAIATSGMCFVAGTLVHTNEGLVPIEQVQVGDMVLSRHHETGAQLYKRVVNTITTHPSELYVIESGIDADGDGTADSVESLTTTAEHPFYVQSLGAFIPAAELEAGHSLLLADGTGTTAFVTDIQVQRGPPASGSSQHGWNGASYTTYNFEVEDFHTYFVSASGVWVHNQGREVCERLFALYLRYIDRTGGDRVAAATQLIARLDTMLGKSMDSPAMVTAVHMMMDDMYAAATAGPDIDLSQLMTCSQASIAMRGHLLSNDLEVHHSSTQQWTNRLFFLQFNRYPTPEEMHSMPALITPRTLHNFGVSHAPNMPTIHDIIAARLGHDPSLITNKDEIIDGLRQAYNDIDMVWGSQAGMAFDYRRVWISGRQWLLDRGID; the protein is encoded by the coding sequence ATGAACATGGCTCGGCTGCTCGCTGCTGTTCTCGTTATTCCTGTGATCTCATGGTTCGCGGCCGTTGCCGACTGCCGCGCACAGGATTTCGATCAGGATGGCATACCCGATTACGTTGATGCGATGGTTGTTGCCCCGGGCGGCACCGTGCCGGGTGTTGTAACCGTTCGCTCGGGCACCAACAACGCGGTCCTGCTGCAGATCGAAGCAACAGAGCCGGACAACGCCTTTGGCTGGGACTTCGAGATTCTGCCCGATCTGAACGGTGACGGCGTTCCAGACGTCGCAGTTGCCGCGCCCAGATCGCATCTCTGGACCGATGCGATCGGCAGAGTATTTGTCTATTCAGGTGCTACGGGAGAACAACTCTTCACGCTTCGTGGGCGGCGTGGCGATCGCATCGGCTTCGCGCTGGGCGGCTCTCACGATGTGAACGCCGACGGTGTGCCCGACATCTTTGCCTCGGGCATGCGGCTCGATCCCATCGGTATACCTGTTGAGAGACACTTCTGGTTCTCCGGAGCGACCGGCGAGTTGCTCTTTGACCAGTCCTACCCCCACCCGGGGCTGAAGCCGGTCATCCTCGAACCCCTTTCTGTCTGGGGAGATCTCAACCAGGACAACGAACTGGATCTCTTTGATGTGATCGAGTTGGACACGCTCGTCCAGCAGGGCGCACCGCCCCAGGATGGTGGCGATCTCAACCAAGATCTCTCGACCGATGACCTTGATCTCGACATGATGATCGAGTCGGTGATCGCTGGCGAACCGGTGATCGCGGCCGAGGACCGTCTTCTCTCCGCAGCGGACTGGGGCGATCTGGGCTCTGTGCTGGCGACGTGGTCTCTGCTGTATCCGGAAGACCCGATCACAGCAACGCTGGACCCCGCACACTGGAGCGGCGGGAACGCAGTCCTCGATTACTGGCAGAACGGCAGATTCACTGTCAGCGGGCAGAGCATCGTCGCAGCGACAACGCAGACGGTCTGCGACGTCGATCCGATCGTTCTGGGCCAACGAGCGGAGGGCATCGCAACGGCTGGGTGCCCGGACTGCAACGCGCAGGTGCAGATCACCTCCGCGCCGGAGATCATCCGGCTCGGCGAGCCCTTCACGGTTCATGCGCTCTGGGGCAGTGATTGCGATGAGCGATACTGGATCGTGCACTTCGGGACGATGACCGTGGGTCCCATCGAGGCCGACACACTTGAGTACCAGATCGACTTCTTCGAAGGTTCCGAGACCGACGTCATCATCAAGGCCGTGTGCGTGGATACGGAGGGGAACTGCGCGAAGATCGCTACGGTGACGATCCCATTTGCGGATTGCGCTTTGGATCTCAGCGGATGCCCGTGGGAGGTATACGGCGGCGAGCAGATAACCCTCACAGCAACGGCAGTGCCGCCCGGAGGCACATTCACCTGGACACTGACCGACGAGTCGTGCTATGTGGCCTCGGTGTCCCAGCGGGACAGCACGTTCCAGTTCACGCTCCGCGAGTCACCGACATGCAACCCTCGCTTCGGAGTACCTCTGTTCGTCACCGCCATCGTGACGTACGAGCTGAATGGATGTGTCAAGCAGAAAGTCTGCATCTTCAGCATCCGTTTCGACACGGACGGCGATGGACTGTTCGACGAGGAGGAGTCGGGCGGCGAGTGTCCATTCGGCTTCGCGGCAGATAGTGATGGGGATGGAGTCAATGATGGAGATGAGATCGCTGCGGGTCTGAATCCGTGCAGCTTCGACTCGGACGGTGACGGTGCGAATGACGGCTGTGAGATCCGCTACGGCACTGTGGTCGGCGATAAGGATGAAGACCATGACCGGCTTACCGGTGCTCAAGAGTGCGGACTGGGTACAGATCCACGGAAGTGGGACACAGACGGCGATGGGCTGAGCGATGGTGTGGAGGTTGGTCAAGGCTGGGATCCGCTCGACCCAGATGATCCGCCCGGTGCGAGAGACGACACCGATAATGACGGCCTCGTTGACTACATGGAGGCGATCTTCGGCACTGATCCGCTCAATCCTGACACGGACGGCGACGGGCTGCTTGACGGATACGAGGCGCGCGGCATGTCATGCATCGATCCGCTCAATCCCGACTCCGACGGCGATGGGCTGAGCGATGGCGACGAGGTGATAATCCACGGCACCTCCCCCTGCGGCTATGACACAGATGGCGACGGACTCTCCGACGGTTTCGAGATCTTCAGCATCCGTTCTCTTCTGCTCAATCCGTTGAGCAGTGACTCGGATAGTAACGGCACGCTCGATGGAGATGAGGACTTTGACGCAGACGGTCTCTCGAACAGGGACGAGCAGTTGTGGGGAACGGATCCACTCGAAGCGGACACAGATGGTGATGGAATAGTCGATGGAATCGAAGCCGTTGCGGGCGATCCGACCAATCCCGAGGTCGTCGGAGCACGAGACCGCGAGCAGACCTATGAGGTCAGTGTGTCCGCATCGCCGAACGGAGGGGAGGGCTCTTGGTCGGTCCAAGTCGGCCCACGCCACTTGGGTTCGACGGGCTTCGGGGGCTCTATTAATCGGACTGTGCGCCTCTCTGGCGACGGTCCACACGACGCGAAGCTGGTCTATGCCGGCACCGAGCCCTTGTATTTCGCGGACAACTGTCTGCATGATTTTGACTACTGCTTCAATGTGTCTCCCGCTACAGACGAGGTTGTTGTCGAGGATGTCAGCGGCCTGCTCGGGTGCAAGCAGATCGATGAGACGTATGACAGTTACGAGTCCAATCCGGCCAAGGGCAAGAAGGCAAAGATCTGGCGACCTCGGGTCGATGTCGATATAGACTCTGATAACGACGATGGCTTGAGCAACCCATCCCGGTCAAGTGACGAAGACGAGGCCGAGATGTCCGGCTATGGCAAGATCATGTTCGCATCTCTGGGCGATCAGGACTCCGATGGCATCCCAGACTATGCAGACGGTTTCAACCTGGACGAGGCCAGCAGCACAATCTCTGAATACCGTGACAATGAGTCAGAGGGTGTCAACTTCATTCCAGTCGTCGTTGAGCTGAAGGACTTCCCGCCCGGCGAGTTGACCATCACCGTGTCGTACCCGGCTTCAGACCCCAATGAGATGGCGGCCGATGGTTCGTACGTTCCTGCTGAGGGCGTGTATCGACTCTGGAGGTCGAAGAGCCCATCTCGAGACAAGAGCCCGCTCAAGGAAGGCGGCGACTACATCGCACCAGGTTCGTACACAGAATCCGAGTGGGGAGCGACAGGGAAGAGAACGTTCTATCTCGAAGCAGTCAGGACTGACGCGAGCACGCACACGATCGCCGTGTCGGCCACGAGCACGGGCGGGGGCGGTTCCAGAAGCGACTCGGTCCGGGTCACTCCCGTTGCGATCCAGTACGTTCCGGTTGAGCGCGGCCCCCTCGGCCAACCACTCCTCGGCACACCTACGCAGGTCCTTCCGGTATCGCACCCGACACCAACAATTGACTTGGCTAACCGAGTGGTCATGGATCCGCGTCCGGATCCGCTCGATGCAAGTAAGCTGATCGCAGACATAATTCTGAACGGTAGCGTTGATGATGCCATGAGCGATCTGAGCACTTCGTGGCTTGGATTCATTCCAACAGGGACAATCGACTCAATCGAGATCACGCTAAATAAGGGTGCCGACTCAGAGAGGTCCTTTACACAAAGCATGAACGTGGTCAAGAACCCGGGGACGGGTGGCATCGCTAGAGTTCTGGACCCGTACGACTACACAGGTTCCTTCGCGACCGTCCTGAGCGGTGTCGAAGTCCAGCCCGGCTGGAACACCATCGAGATCCGTGCGATGAACGACATGGGCCACGTGGGTGTGCTGTCGTTCGGCTTCCGTATCAATCTCACGCTTCCTGACGAGATCGATGAGCCCCTCTCGTACGAGGACTACGACATCGCGGTTGGCCAGTACAGCGACACACGCGCCTCCGGGGGCGGGATCTTCAGCCCGTTTCTCATCGAGGTGCTCATGCCGGGATCGGTGGCTGAGGCGGTAGACACATTGGAGTACGGATCGCAGTCGTACCACCTCGTGTCATATGGAGGCCGTATCTTCGCATCAGTCGATATCAACGAGACGATGACGCCACGTGCCTTGGTCGCCATACCGAGTGCAGGATATGAGACCCCGAGTCTGACGCAACTGTTGGAGGACCAATTCGGCACGGCGAACCAGATGGGGCAGGCGGCCTTCTTGCGTGGTGTTGGGGCAGGCGTCATTGACACTGGCGTGGGAGTGTGGGACGGCTTTGTCTCGATCGCCGAGGGCGGTTGGTACCTTGCGAGACACTACAACCCGGTAACCACCAACATCCGCATGAAACTGACCGGAAGCCCACTGCGTGTGGAAGACCAGCAGCGGATCCTCGCGGCGGCGGGCTTGGTAGAGAGGATTGCCCCGATCTTGTGGGAGTTGGTAAAGGATGGAGATGCAGCCATCGAAGCTGTCCTGACGGGAGACCACGACACGCTGAACCAACTCGGCGAGGAATACGCGGTCTATCTCGAAATCGCCTACGAGATCATCGACGAACTAAAGGGCGAACTGGCCACGATGAACGACTACGAAGCCGGACGCCTGGTCGGACGGGTTGCCGCTGAGGTGGCGCTGGCCGTAGGTCCTGGACTCGCCGGCGTGGCCGTCAAGAGTGTGACAATGGTGAGTGCCGCGAGCAAGATCAAGCAAGGTGCTCTCGCGGCCAAGTACGGCGACCGGATCATAGATGCCATGGAACGCGTTCCCGTGCGTGCCGCCGCCATCGCAACTTCCGGCATGTGCTTCGTAGCGGGAACGCTCGTCCACACGAACGAGGGCCTCGTCCCGATCGAGCAGGTGCAGGTGGGCGACATGGTGCTCTCGCGTCATCACGAGACGGGCGCACAACTCTACAAGCGGGTTGTCAACACGATCACGACGCACCCGAGCGAGTTGTACGTGATCGAATCTGGGATTGACGCGGATGGAGATGGGACTGCGGACTCTGTGGAGTCGCTGACCACCACGGCGGAGCACCCGTTCTATGTGCAGTCGCTCGGTGCGTTCATTCCGGCGGCGGAGCTTGAGGCCGGGCACTCGCTCCTGCTGGCAGATGGAACAGGAACGACCGCGTTCGTCACCGATATCCAGGTGCAACGTGGCCCCCCGGCATCCGGCTCGTCCCAGCACGGCTGGAATGGTGCCTCATACACTACATACAACTTCGAGGTTGAGGACTTCCATACCTACTTCGTTAGCGCAAGTGGAGTATGGGTGCATAACCAAGGCCGGGAAGTATGCGAGCGATTGTTCGCGCTCTACCTCAGATACATAGATCGCACAGGGGGTGATCGCGTCGCCGCTGCGACACAGTTAATCGCTCGTCTCGACACCATGCTTGGCAAGAGTATGGACTCGCCCGCTATGGTTACTGCCGTACACATGATGATGGACGATATGTACGCTGCCGCGACTGCTGGTCCAGACATAGATCTGTCGCAACTCATGACTTGCTCACAGGCGAGCATTGCCATGCGCGGACATTTGTTAAGCAATGATCTGGAAGTACATCATTCGTCCACACAGCAGTGGACCAATCGGCTGTTCTTTCTACAGTTCAATCGATATCCAACTCCCGAAGAAATGCACTCCATGCCCGCACTTATCACGCCTCGGACATTACACAATTTCGGCGTGAGTCACGCCCCCAACATGCCGACGATTCACGATATAATCGCCGCCAGACTTGGTCATGACCCGAGCCTCATCACGAACAAAGACGAAATCATTGATGGACTGAGACAAGCTTACAACGATATCGATATGGTGTGGGGCTCGCAAGCGGGCATGGCGTTTGATTATAGACGCGTGTGGATCTCTGGACGACAATGGTTACTTGATAGAGGAATCGATTAG
- a CDS encoding SAM-dependent DNA methyltransferase, with the protein MFRGITSGRFWRSVIGLVLWVASFVVVFGLLLARSTVDWRLFLSIPRSDERNAPPDSSSQPPAAGSYASGTTVPPSDGPDADSGRFPTPVSCGPSDAAFLAARPAAATPPQEPELAKRATSSDPAHPAPAEGSDRDLAFEAQLWKAADALRNNMDAAEYKHVVLGLIFLKYISDAFEAKHAELEAGTSKGTDPEDPDEYKAENIFWVPPGARWSHLLKMAKQPTIGKVVDDAMDAIERDNPVLKGVLPKDFARPGLDKQRLGQLIDLIGNIGFGGKSSRSRDMLGRVYEYFLSEFASAEGKKGGQFYTPRPVVKLLVSMLAPYKGRIYDPCCGSAGMFVQSEEFIEHHGGRVGDIAVYGQESNYTTWRLAKMNLAIRGIDAKITQGDSFHNDQHQDLKADFVIANPPFNDSDWNGHLLKEDKRWKHGVPPPGNANFAWVQHFLSKLSPTGIAGFVLANGSMSSNSSGEGDIRKSIVEADLVDCMVALPGQLFYSTQIPVCLWFLARDKKNGRFRDRCGHVLFIDARKMGTMIDRVQRTLTDADIATIADTFHAWRGDKQNLPKGKTYADVPGFCKSATLDEIRAHGHVLTPGRYVGAEEVEDDGVPFEVKMAKLTGELAALTAQGADLDRAIAANLAAIGFPIPAPEARK; encoded by the coding sequence ATGTTCCGAGGAATCACGTCCGGGCGATTCTGGCGGTCTGTGATTGGCCTGGTGCTGTGGGTTGCCTCCTTCGTTGTTGTCTTTGGGCTGTTGCTGGCTCGTAGCACTGTTGATTGGCGTCTGTTCCTTTCCATCCCGCGGTCGGACGAGCGGAACGCACCTCCCGACTCATCCAGCCAGCCACCCGCGGCAGGCTCCTACGCGTCGGGCACGACCGTTCCCCCTTCCGACGGGCCCGACGCAGACTCTGGGCGCTTCCCGACCCCGGTATCATGCGGCCCATCCGATGCAGCATTCCTCGCGGCTCGCCCGGCCGCTGCAACCCCTCCGCAGGAGCCCGAGTTGGCAAAGCGTGCGACATCCAGCGACCCAGCCCATCCCGCTCCTGCCGAGGGCAGCGATCGCGACCTTGCCTTCGAGGCCCAACTCTGGAAGGCCGCCGACGCCCTGCGCAACAACATGGACGCGGCGGAGTACAAGCACGTCGTCCTCGGCCTCATCTTCCTGAAGTACATCTCCGACGCCTTCGAGGCCAAGCACGCGGAACTTGAGGCGGGCACGTCCAAGGGAACCGACCCCGAGGACCCCGACGAGTACAAGGCTGAGAACATCTTCTGGGTGCCGCCGGGGGCGCGGTGGTCCCACCTCCTGAAGATGGCCAAGCAGCCGACAATCGGCAAGGTGGTCGATGATGCGATGGACGCCATCGAGCGAGACAACCCGGTACTCAAGGGTGTGTTGCCGAAGGACTTTGCTCGGCCCGGCCTCGACAAGCAGCGGCTCGGCCAGTTGATCGACCTGATCGGCAACATCGGCTTCGGCGGCAAGAGCAGCCGCTCGAGGGACATGCTCGGGCGGGTATATGAGTACTTCCTCTCCGAGTTCGCCAGCGCAGAGGGGAAGAAGGGCGGCCAGTTCTACACGCCGCGCCCGGTCGTCAAACTCCTCGTCAGCATGCTCGCGCCGTACAAGGGTCGCATCTACGACCCCTGCTGCGGCTCGGCGGGCATGTTTGTCCAGTCGGAGGAGTTCATCGAGCACCACGGCGGGCGCGTCGGCGACATCGCCGTCTACGGCCAGGAGTCCAACTACACGACGTGGCGGCTGGCGAAGATGAACCTCGCGATCCGTGGCATCGACGCCAAGATCACGCAGGGTGATTCTTTCCACAACGACCAGCACCAGGACCTCAAAGCCGACTTCGTCATCGCCAACCCTCCGTTCAATGACTCCGATTGGAACGGACACCTGCTGAAGGAAGACAAGCGGTGGAAGCACGGCGTGCCGCCACCGGGGAACGCCAACTTCGCGTGGGTGCAGCACTTCCTCTCGAAGTTATCACCCACCGGCATCGCAGGCTTTGTCCTTGCGAACGGCTCCATGTCGTCAAACTCCTCGGGCGAAGGCGACATCCGCAAGTCGATTGTTGAAGCGGATCTCGTTGACTGCATGGTCGCGCTGCCGGGGCAGTTGTTCTACTCCACGCAGATCCCCGTCTGCCTCTGGTTTCTCGCGCGCGACAAGAAGAACGGCCGCTTCCGCGACCGATGCGGCCACGTGCTCTTCATCGACGCCCGCAAGATGGGCACCATGATCGACCGCGTGCAGCGCACGCTCACCGACGCCGACATCGCCACCATCGCCGACACCTTCCACGCGTGGCGCGGCGATAAGCAGAACCTGCCAAAGGGCAAGACCTACGCCGATGTCCCGGGCTTCTGCAAGTCGGCGACGCTCGACGAGATCCGCGCCCACGGACACGTCCTCACCCCGGGGCGCTACGTCGGGGCCGAGGAGGTCGAGGACGATGGCGTCCCCTTCGAAGTGAAGATGGCCAAACTCACGGGAGAACTGGCTGCGCTGACCGCCCAAGGCGCGGACCTCGACCGGGCCATCGCGGCCAACCTCGCGGCGATCGGGTTTCCAATCCCCGCACCGGAGGCCCGGAAATGA
- a CDS encoding Abi family protein: MRYDKPPLSFEKQADVLILRGMQGDRALIIERLTTVGYYRLSAYWHPFRKPHPSDARHLLDEFKPGTTFDEVWCRYAFDRRLRLLVMDAIERIEVSLRALLATHHSQRYGAFAYATDQRSVPSLDASKFADYRADIIKEQTRSKDTFVKHFYAKYGDSHSMLPLWMAAEVMAFGTLLTFYRGCDPAIRDTIARHYGVHEKVFASWLLALNSVRNICAHHSRLWNRELGIKPKIPERLTEWHAPVRVTGDRVFGTLTICKWSLDRIAPQSRWADRLHALMNDSDGIPLESMGFPPNWRDCPIWKVGEV, encoded by the coding sequence ATGAGGTACGACAAGCCACCCCTGAGTTTCGAGAAGCAGGCCGACGTGCTCATTTTGCGCGGCATGCAGGGTGATCGCGCGCTCATCATCGAGCGACTCACCACCGTCGGGTACTACAGACTCAGCGCGTACTGGCACCCATTTCGCAAACCTCATCCAAGCGACGCCCGCCATCTGCTCGACGAGTTCAAGCCCGGCACCACCTTCGATGAGGTCTGGTGCCGATACGCGTTCGACCGGCGGCTCCGTTTGCTGGTGATGGACGCCATCGAGCGGATCGAGGTGTCGCTCCGTGCCCTGCTCGCCACGCACCACTCGCAGCGGTACGGCGCGTTCGCGTACGCCACAGATCAACGATCGGTGCCGAGTCTCGACGCGAGCAAGTTCGCCGACTATCGGGCGGACATCATCAAGGAGCAGACACGGAGCAAGGACACCTTCGTCAAGCACTTCTACGCCAAGTACGGCGACAGCCACTCGATGCTCCCACTCTGGATGGCCGCAGAAGTCATGGCCTTCGGCACACTGCTCACGTTCTATCGCGGCTGCGACCCCGCCATCCGCGACACGATCGCCAGGCACTACGGCGTGCACGAGAAGGTCTTTGCCTCCTGGCTGCTCGCGCTGAACAGCGTGCGGAACATCTGCGCCCACCACAGCCGCCTCTGGAACCGCGAACTGGGCATCAAGCCCAAGATCCCGGAGCGGCTCACCGAGTGGCACGCCCCGGTCAGGGTCACCGGCGATCGGGTCTTCGGAACTCTGACCATCTGCAAGTGGTCGCTCGACCGCATCGCACCCCAGAGCCGCTGGGCAGACCGTCTGCACGCGTTGATGAACGACTCAGACGGCATCCCGCTCGAAAGCATGGGCTTCCCGCCCAACTGGCGGGACTGCCCGATCTGGAAGGTCGGTGAAGTGTGA
- a CDS encoding restriction endonuclease subunit S, protein MPRITCATADRLTRHRLEAGDIVFARRGAQATGLSALVEQEHEGAICGTGALRLRIHDKVNVLPEYLSFALIADVSRSWLRTHAVGAVMPNLNEDVVRRLPIRLPPLPEQRAIAGVLGALDDKIEVNRKTARVLEGIARAVFTSWFVDFDPVRYNIRQREHAALGRAGRFVSTGDDITIHDAAGNLVAPAGDAVYGPIAHLFPDRLVDSPLGEVPEGWRVVAMPEVFEVNPTRSLSKGVDAAYLDMSNMPTQGHAPAEWVRRAVGSGMRFKNGDTLVARITPCLENGKTAFVDFLADGEVAWGSTEYIVLRPKSPLPPVFAYLLARSERFRTHAIQAMTGSSGRQRVPAESLDHFLIAVPTVKGDTIASKFATIVEPMFARMSLATQQNRTLAALRDTLLPKLISGELRIADAEQIVGRLT, encoded by the coding sequence ATGCCGCGTATCACGTGCGCGACGGCTGACCGACTGACTCGCCATCGTCTCGAAGCAGGCGACATCGTGTTCGCGCGGCGGGGCGCGCAAGCCACCGGCTTATCGGCGCTCGTCGAGCAAGAGCATGAAGGCGCGATTTGCGGAACCGGTGCTCTGCGACTCCGGATTCACGACAAGGTGAATGTGCTTCCTGAGTACCTCTCATTCGCCCTCATCGCGGATGTTTCTCGATCATGGCTTCGGACGCACGCAGTAGGTGCCGTAATGCCGAACCTGAACGAGGATGTGGTTCGTCGGTTGCCGATCCGCCTTCCTCCCCTCCCCGAGCAGCGGGCGATCGCGGGGGTGCTGGGGGCGCTCGACGACAAGATCGAGGTGAACCGCAAGACGGCCCGGGTGCTGGAGGGGATCGCGCGGGCGGTCTTCACCTCGTGGTTCGTGGACTTTGACCCCGTCCGGTACAACATCCGCCAACGCGAGCACGCCGCCCTCGGCCGTGCGGGCCGGTTCGTCAGCACGGGTGACGACATCACCATCCACGACGCGGCCGGGAACCTCGTCGCCCCCGCTGGGGACGCTGTCTACGGCCCAATCGCCCACCTCTTCCCCGACCGCCTCGTGGACTCGCCCCTAGGCGAGGTGCCGGAGGGGTGGAGGGTGGTCGCAATGCCCGAAGTGTTCGAGGTCAACCCGACTCGGTCACTCTCCAAGGGAGTCGATGCCGCGTATCTCGACATGTCAAACATGCCCACGCAGGGGCACGCGCCCGCCGAGTGGGTGCGGCGTGCCGTCGGGTCAGGTATGCGCTTCAAGAACGGGGACACGCTGGTCGCACGGATCACGCCTTGCTTGGAGAACGGCAAGACGGCGTTCGTGGATTTCTTGGCCGATGGCGAAGTCGCCTGGGGTTCGACTGAGTACATCGTGCTTCGGCCTAAGTCGCCCCTGCCGCCGGTGTTTGCGTACCTGCTCGCCAGAAGCGAGCGGTTCCGCACGCACGCGATCCAAGCGATGACTGGATCGTCCGGGCGGCAGCGAGTGCCCGCTGAAAGTCTCGATCACTTCCTGATTGCCGTGCCCACCGTCAAGGGCGATACGATCGCGAGCAAGTTCGCCACCATCGTCGAGCCGATGTTCGCACGCATGAGCTTGGCGACGCAGCAGAACCGCACCCTCGCCGCGCTCCGTGACACGCTCTTACCCAAACTGATCTCTGGCGAACTCCGCATTGCGGACGCCGAGCAGATTGTCGGGAGATTGACATGA